Proteins encoded together in one Oxalobacteraceae sp. CFBP 8761 window:
- a CDS encoding XapX domain-containing protein, whose amino-acid sequence MKIYVVALAAGLLVGLIYALLQVRSPAPPVVALVGLLGMLIGEQSVPLVKRMLAREPITASWLRTHCVAQITGIPASPTDAGTPTGRADAPTTGEPQA is encoded by the coding sequence ATGAAAATCTATGTCGTGGCGTTGGCAGCCGGCCTGCTGGTCGGCCTGATCTATGCGCTGCTGCAGGTGCGCTCGCCGGCGCCGCCGGTTGTTGCCCTGGTCGGCTTGCTCGGCATGCTGATCGGCGAGCAGTCGGTCCCGCTGGTCAAGCGCATGCTCGCCAGGGAACCGATCACGGCGAGCTGGCTGCGCACGCATTGCGTGGCCCAGATCACCGGCATTCCCGCCAGCCCCACCGACGCTGGAACGCCCACGGGTCGCGCTGATGCGCCGACGACAGGCGAGCCACAAGCGTGA
- a CDS encoding hydrolase, translated as MPNPKLEVLTPQNSQLIFIDHQPQMAFGVQSIDRQVLKNNVVGLAKAARAFNIPTIITTVETESFSGHTYPELLDVFPGKEILERSSMNSWDDQKVRDALASNGRKKVIVAGLWTEVCNTTFALCAMLEGEYEIYMVADASGGTSKDAHDFAMLRVVQAGAVPVTWQQVLLEWQRDWAHRDTYNDVMAIVREHSGAYGMGVDYAYTMVHKAPQRITGSHETLAPVPAK; from the coding sequence ATGCCCAACCCGAAACTCGAAGTCCTGACCCCGCAAAACTCCCAGCTGATCTTCATCGATCACCAGCCGCAGATGGCCTTCGGCGTGCAGTCGATCGACCGCCAGGTCCTGAAGAACAACGTGGTCGGGCTGGCCAAGGCCGCCAGGGCCTTCAATATCCCGACCATCATCACCACGGTGGAGACCGAAAGCTTCTCCGGCCATACCTACCCGGAGCTGCTTGACGTCTTCCCGGGCAAGGAGATTCTTGAACGCTCATCGATGAACTCGTGGGACGACCAGAAGGTGCGCGACGCCCTGGCCAGCAACGGCCGGAAAAAGGTGATTGTCGCTGGCTTGTGGACCGAAGTCTGCAACACCACGTTCGCCCTGTGCGCCATGCTGGAAGGCGAGTACGAGATCTACATGGTGGCCGACGCGTCGGGTGGCACCTCGAAGGACGCCCACGACTTCGCGATGCTGCGCGTGGTGCAGGCCGGCGCCGTGCCGGTCACCTGGCAGCAGGTGCTGCTCGAGTGGCAGCGCGACTGGGCGCACCGCGACACCTACAATGACGTGATGGCGATCGTGCGTGAGCATTCCGGCGCCTACGGCATGGGCGTGGATTACGCCTACACGATGGTGCACAAGGCGCCGCAGCGCATCACCGGCAGCCACGAAACGCTGGCACCGGTGCCCGCCAAATAA
- a CDS encoding DUF1275 domain-containing protein, with product MSEPTHNRTQGLALGFLAGYVDSLGFLALFGLFTAHVTGNFIMIGAALADPGREMVLLKFLAFPAFIVGVVMARLLIVAVERRGGAALRPALLLQVVLLSGFMACGIAATPIGGHAGWLAMAAGLLGTAGMGAHSATSRLLLAHLAPTSMMTGNVTQIVIDLTDAARGANDPGLKGRCAKFIWPLAAFAIGCVVAAFAFHRFGFAALVLPVLILLGLTASETPAMPVQERTTPP from the coding sequence ATGAGCGAACCAACACATAACCGCACGCAGGGTTTGGCGCTCGGCTTCCTGGCCGGCTATGTCGACTCGCTGGGCTTTCTCGCCCTGTTTGGCCTGTTCACCGCCCACGTGACCGGCAATTTCATCATGATCGGCGCCGCGCTGGCCGACCCCGGCCGCGAGATGGTGCTGCTGAAGTTCCTGGCTTTCCCGGCCTTCATCGTCGGCGTCGTCATGGCGCGCCTGCTGATTGTCGCGGTCGAGCGGCGCGGCGGTGCCGCGCTGCGCCCGGCCTTGCTGCTGCAGGTCGTGCTGCTGTCGGGCTTCATGGCCTGCGGCATCGCGGCCACCCCGATCGGCGGGCACGCCGGGTGGCTGGCGATGGCGGCGGGCCTGCTGGGCACCGCGGGAATGGGGGCGCACAGCGCCACCAGCCGTCTGCTGCTGGCCCACCTGGCACCGACTTCCATGATGACCGGAAACGTCACCCAGATCGTCATCGACCTGACAGACGCCGCCCGCGGGGCCAACGATCCGGGCCTGAAAGGCCGGTGTGCCAAGTTCATCTGGCCCCTGGCGGCGTTCGCCATCGGCTGCGTCGTCGCGGCCTTCGCGTTCCACCGGTTCGGCTTTGCCGCGCTGGTACTCCCCGTCCTGATCCTGCTCGGCCTGACGGCGAGCGAAACGCCGGCAATGCCGGTGCAGGAGCGGACGACCCCACCGTAA
- a CDS encoding AAA family ATPase, with the protein MTASPDPPAAHDLSGLYGREWQLAQLAADFGRVRSERTFGVSVVHGPSGIGKSALLARFLADPSLCDATVISARADQYGGDAPYAALVDGMRALVTDILGQSEAAVAHWRGRIGAAVTDPELTLALVPELALLLEAATRQPPQASLDGGGRLAAAVLQLLRAFASAERPLVIVIDNAHWLDPAAATLLEQVVGLAAGLPVMLLIGTRSRAGSTLGEAAGLGRRLAARAAYYRELAVETLSVTELGQMLADTFEGAQPQLEQLGGLVHHKTGGHPYFVRQFLQGLTDGGLAHFGETGWQFDFDGIWRRPFTDNMLGLALQGLIQLPQQLHELLGTIAVLGRAADLALLCDVSGAEPEALDDMLAPALRADVLARRGGSFVFTHDRLQEAACAMLEPSRRTRLHYAAALVLLARARLDGQDRTLFHGVDHLAHAAALVPAAQAVELATLALRAGRLARRACAYTAACGYQLQALELLTRVPASVPGAALALDIELELAHGRFLTGQLDDCAALVRKLLATVPDRFVQAQVQCLAVELEVRRGRYREASTIALDALRGFGIAIPLEPSEHACDWAYAALRARLDGLGNLAPLTDPEARIVVSLLASLLVPAAFTSLNLLFMQLCHMLELTLRHGMTPASAVSLAWLGVVVCERYRAFDDGFAYAQQARELIGRHGYVSHEAQVLLALDQASVWTQPLDFSLDCAQAGFEAARAQGDFTIACFEACHRTCILLARGDRLEAVREEIERALAFVTQVGFADVEAILCVQRDVVDCLRTVQAGGSERTALLCRHEQPGNGFAESMSTLRFWHWLYIGMLDYLDGDDAQALFCLEQAGLLAWSAPAHLHQADYHLFSILALCRAPGLAAGDAGDAGVRARVDAHVAQLASWAAGYPRGFADKLALAHAAVLDRSGEAMAALAAYEHAAALAKEGGSTHIEGIAHECAARLARHGGLATAASAHASAACAAYRRWGALGKVARLEAACPGSGGAAPLGPPGATGAIRDIDGVIRATRALSEEIHPAPLVKALMSIALEYASAQRGVLLRRDGDRLQVQASARLGADGVDIDIDMTQATPGELDLPLTLIHTALRSRTAVSVSDSQRPPGHALDPYLRTHPRCAAIAIPMIKRSQLVGMLYLENRLSSSGFTGEHTQLLSLLAAQAAVSLENANLYAELLQENRERRQAERALRESRATLLLGEGINQSGSWTWEIEDAVVNCSPEFRRIFGLDPEVTWIAFDALMARIHPGDRAGAAHLLGEASAARKAFRFEHRITGAKGEIRHLSVIGQPMADNETDIYVGTVSDVTRRKTEEASLQRAQEELVRGARLTTVGQLTAAIAHEVNQPLMSISSNAGAGLRWLQRDTPALDKLGGLLHDIVGQSQRAGRIIQTLQALGHQSPVFHPAHLHAMIRDALALARGELDRHEIRVMLDLAADPDRIEVDAVQLQQVLANLLGNAIEAMATTTGRERILQVATVCVRDGVEVQVSDNGVGGCEAGLEAMFEPFVSTKPGAIGMGLAVCRSIIEAHGGSIRAQPRAPHGCHLVFILPLTADLKGDSP; encoded by the coding sequence ATGACGGCGTCGCCCGATCCGCCTGCCGCGCACGACCTGTCCGGATTGTATGGCCGGGAGTGGCAGCTGGCCCAGCTGGCTGCGGACTTCGGCCGGGTGCGCAGCGAGCGCACCTTCGGGGTGTCGGTCGTGCACGGCCCCTCGGGCATCGGCAAGTCGGCGCTGCTGGCGCGTTTCCTGGCCGACCCCTCTCTGTGCGATGCGACGGTGATCAGCGCCCGGGCCGACCAATACGGGGGAGACGCACCCTATGCGGCACTGGTGGACGGGATGCGCGCGCTGGTGACGGACATCCTCGGGCAGAGCGAAGCCGCGGTAGCACACTGGCGCGGCCGCATCGGCGCCGCTGTGACGGATCCCGAGCTGACGCTTGCGCTGGTGCCGGAACTCGCCCTGTTGCTGGAAGCGGCGACGCGGCAACCGCCCCAAGCTTCCCTGGATGGCGGCGGCCGGTTGGCGGCGGCGGTCCTGCAGCTGTTGCGTGCCTTCGCCAGCGCCGAGCGCCCGCTTGTTATCGTGATCGATAACGCCCATTGGCTCGACCCCGCCGCGGCCACGCTGCTCGAGCAGGTGGTCGGATTGGCCGCCGGGCTGCCGGTGATGCTTCTGATCGGGACCCGCTCGCGTGCCGGCAGTACCCTTGGAGAGGCCGCCGGCCTGGGCCGGCGCCTGGCCGCGCGCGCCGCCTACTACCGCGAGCTGGCGGTCGAGACCCTGTCAGTGACAGAACTGGGGCAGATGCTGGCCGATACCTTCGAGGGCGCGCAGCCGCAGCTGGAACAGCTTGGCGGCCTGGTGCATCACAAAACGGGCGGGCACCCGTATTTCGTGCGGCAGTTCCTACAGGGGTTGACCGACGGTGGCCTGGCGCACTTCGGGGAGACGGGCTGGCAGTTCGACTTCGACGGGATATGGCGGCGCCCCTTCACGGACAATATGCTGGGCCTGGCCCTGCAGGGCCTGATCCAGCTGCCACAGCAACTGCATGAACTGCTCGGCACGATCGCTGTGCTGGGACGGGCGGCCGATCTGGCCCTGCTGTGCGACGTCTCCGGCGCCGAGCCGGAGGCGCTCGACGACATGCTCGCGCCAGCCTTGCGCGCCGATGTGCTGGCACGGCGCGGCGGGAGCTTCGTCTTCACGCATGACCGCCTGCAGGAGGCGGCCTGCGCCATGCTCGAGCCTTCCCGCCGCACCCGGCTGCACTACGCGGCAGCTCTCGTGCTGCTGGCGCGCGCGCGACTCGACGGCCAGGACCGTACCTTGTTTCATGGGGTCGATCACCTGGCGCACGCCGCCGCCCTGGTACCGGCCGCGCAGGCGGTCGAACTGGCAACGCTGGCGTTGCGCGCAGGCCGGCTCGCGCGCCGCGCCTGCGCCTACACTGCGGCCTGCGGCTACCAGCTGCAGGCCCTGGAGCTGCTGACGCGGGTGCCGGCGTCCGTACCGGGCGCCGCGCTCGCCCTCGACATTGAGCTCGAACTGGCCCATGGCCGCTTCCTGACCGGCCAGCTGGACGACTGCGCTGCCCTGGTGCGCAAGCTGCTGGCGACGGTGCCGGACCGGTTCGTCCAGGCCCAGGTACAGTGCCTCGCGGTCGAGCTGGAGGTGCGGCGCGGCCGCTACCGTGAGGCGAGCACCATCGCGCTCGACGCCCTGCGCGGATTCGGGATCGCCATTCCCCTGGAACCGTCGGAGCACGCCTGCGACTGGGCCTACGCCGCGCTGCGCGCGAGGCTGGACGGGCTGGGCAACCTGGCGCCGCTGACGGATCCCGAGGCCCGGATCGTGGTCTCGCTGCTGGCCAGCCTGCTGGTGCCTGCCGCCTTCACGTCGTTGAACCTGCTGTTCATGCAGCTGTGCCACATGCTGGAACTGACCCTGCGGCATGGCATGACGCCGGCATCGGCCGTGTCGCTCGCCTGGCTCGGCGTCGTTGTATGCGAGCGCTACCGCGCGTTTGACGACGGCTTCGCTTATGCGCAGCAGGCGCGCGAGCTGATCGGGCGGCATGGCTACGTTTCGCACGAGGCGCAAGTGCTATTGGCGCTCGACCAGGCCAGCGTCTGGACCCAGCCGCTGGACTTTTCGCTCGATTGCGCCCAGGCCGGCTTCGAAGCCGCGCGCGCGCAGGGAGACTTCACGATCGCTTGCTTCGAAGCCTGCCATCGGACCTGCATCCTGCTGGCGCGAGGCGACCGGCTCGAGGCGGTGCGCGAGGAAATCGAACGCGCGCTGGCCTTCGTCACTCAGGTCGGCTTTGCGGATGTGGAAGCGATCCTGTGCGTGCAGCGCGATGTCGTGGACTGCCTGAGGACGGTCCAGGCGGGCGGCAGCGAGCGAACGGCGCTGCTGTGCCGGCACGAGCAGCCCGGCAACGGCTTTGCCGAATCCATGTCAACGCTGCGCTTCTGGCACTGGCTCTACATCGGCATGCTCGATTACCTGGATGGCGATGACGCGCAGGCCCTGTTCTGCCTGGAGCAGGCCGGGTTGCTCGCTTGGTCGGCGCCAGCGCACCTGCACCAGGCCGACTACCACCTGTTCAGCATCCTTGCCTTGTGCCGCGCGCCTGGCCTGGCCGCTGGCGATGCTGGCGACGCTGGCGTCCGTGCACGTGTTGATGCGCATGTCGCGCAGCTTGCATCCTGGGCCGCCGGCTATCCGCGCGGCTTCGCCGACAAGCTGGCATTGGCCCATGCCGCCGTCCTCGACCGCAGCGGCGAGGCCATGGCCGCGCTCGCGGCCTACGAACACGCGGCGGCGCTGGCGAAGGAGGGCGGCAGCACGCACATCGAAGGAATCGCGCACGAATGTGCTGCGCGGCTGGCCCGGCACGGGGGCCTGGCCACTGCGGCGAGCGCGCACGCCAGCGCCGCGTGCGCGGCCTACCGCCGCTGGGGCGCACTCGGCAAGGTGGCCCGACTCGAGGCTGCCTGTCCGGGGTCGGGCGGCGCGGCCCCTTTGGGCCCGCCCGGCGCCACCGGGGCGATCCGCGACATCGACGGCGTCATTCGTGCGACGCGCGCCCTGTCGGAAGAGATTCACCCGGCGCCACTGGTCAAGGCCTTGATGAGCATTGCACTGGAATATGCGAGCGCCCAGCGCGGCGTGCTCCTGCGGCGCGACGGCGACCGGCTGCAGGTCCAGGCCAGCGCGCGCCTCGGCGCCGACGGCGTCGACATCGACATCGACATGACTCAGGCGACGCCGGGCGAACTGGATCTTCCACTCACGCTCATCCATACCGCCTTGCGCTCGCGCACGGCGGTCAGCGTCAGCGACAGCCAGCGCCCTCCCGGCCATGCGCTCGATCCCTACCTGCGCACTCACCCGCGCTGCGCTGCGATCGCGATTCCCATGATCAAGCGATCGCAACTGGTCGGCATGCTGTATCTCGAGAACCGCCTGTCGTCCAGCGGCTTCACCGGCGAGCATACCCAGTTGCTGTCGCTGCTGGCGGCGCAGGCGGCCGTATCGCTCGAGAATGCGAACCTGTATGCCGAGCTGCTGCAGGAAAACCGCGAGCGGCGCCAGGCCGAGCGTGCCTTGCGGGAAAGCCGCGCAACCCTGCTGCTGGGGGAAGGGATCAACCAGAGCGGGAGCTGGACCTGGGAAATCGAGGACGCCGTGGTCAACTGTTCCCCCGAGTTCCGCCGTATCTTCGGCCTCGATCCCGAGGTGACGTGGATTGCCTTTGACGCCCTGATGGCACGTATCCATCCGGGCGACCGCGCCGGCGCCGCGCACCTGCTGGGCGAAGCCTCCGCCGCCCGCAAGGCGTTTCGTTTCGAGCACCGGATCACGGGGGCCAAGGGGGAAATCCGCCACCTGTCCGTCATCGGGCAGCCGATGGCCGACAACGAGACCGACATCTACGTCGGTACCGTCAGCGACGTCACGCGCCGGAAGACGGAGGAGGCTTCGCTGCAGCGGGCCCAGGAGGAACTGGTGCGCGGCGCCAGGCTGACCACGGTTGGCCAGCTGACGGCTGCGATCGCGCACGAAGTGAACCAGCCGCTGATGTCGATCTCGAGCAATGCAGGCGCCGGCCTGCGCTGGCTGCAGCGCGACACGCCGGCGCTCGATAAGCTGGGCGGCCTGCTGCACGACATCGTCGGCCAGAGCCAGCGCGCCGGCAGGATCATCCAGACCCTGCAGGCGCTGGGACACCAAAGCCCCGTATTCCACCCGGCCCACTTGCATGCGATGATACGGGATGCCCTCGCGCTCGCGCGCGGCGAGCTGGACCGCCATGAAATCAGGGTGATGCTTGACCTGGCAGCCGATCCGGACCGCATCGAGGTCGACGCGGTACAGTTGCAGCAGGTACTGGCCAACCTGCTGGGCAATGCGATCGAGGCGATGGCCACCACCACGGGCCGTGAACGGATCCTGCAGGTGGCGACCGTCTGCGTCCGGGACGGCGTCGAGGTCCAGGTGTCGGACAACGGCGTTGGCGGCTGCGAGGCAGGGCTGGAAGCCATGTTCGAGCCGTTTGTCAGCACCAAGCCCGGGGCGATCGGCATGGGCCTGGCAGTATGCCGATCGATCATCGAAGCCCATGGTGGCAGCATCCGGGCGCAGCCGCGCGCACCGCATGGCTGTCACCTGGTCTTCATCCTGCCATTGACGGCCGACCTGAAAGGAGATTCGCCATGA
- a CDS encoding response regulator transcription factor, giving the protein MTAPMVFVVDDDDAVRASILNLLAAEGFEARGFAAGTAFIGAARPDTAACLVCDMKMPELGGLEVAAEMARQGSDMPIIFMTGFGSIPMTVQAMKAGAIEFLTKPVAPDELLRAVRDGLRTDEANLAARRETSQLRQRLSSLTPRERETMELVIGGLLNKQVADALGVSEIMAKTHKRKVMDKMGARSLPDLVRYAERLQIARARSR; this is encoded by the coding sequence ATGACGGCGCCAATGGTATTCGTGGTGGACGACGACGACGCGGTGCGCGCGTCGATCCTGAACCTGCTTGCGGCCGAGGGTTTCGAGGCGCGCGGGTTCGCAGCCGGTACGGCGTTCATCGGGGCAGCGCGCCCGGATACGGCGGCCTGCCTGGTCTGCGACATGAAGATGCCCGAGCTGGGTGGCCTGGAGGTCGCCGCTGAAATGGCGCGCCAGGGCAGCGACATGCCCATCATCTTCATGACCGGCTTCGGCTCGATTCCGATGACGGTGCAGGCGATGAAGGCCGGCGCCATCGAGTTTCTCACCAAGCCGGTCGCACCGGACGAACTTCTGCGCGCGGTGCGTGACGGCCTGCGCACCGACGAGGCGAACCTGGCGGCGCGCCGGGAAACGTCGCAACTGCGCCAGCGCCTGTCGAGCCTGACCCCGCGCGAGCGCGAAACCATGGAGCTGGTCATCGGAGGTCTGCTGAACAAGCAGGTGGCCGACGCCCTGGGCGTCAGCGAAATCATGGCCAAGACCCACAAGCGCAAGGTGATGGACAAGATGGGCGCGCGCTCCTTGCCCGACCTGGTGCGCTACGCCGAGCGGCTTCAGATCGCAAGGGCGCGCAGCCGCTAG
- a CDS encoding response regulator has product MNQQASDDAAPARICVVDDDAAVRQAMANLLQADGYATFLFESGESFLASPHLPDIDLVLLDVKLRGINGFTTQERFAAMGLAIPLLFLSGHSDRDMELRAARAGAIALLRKPVDPDLLFEHIECALSTRKRPG; this is encoded by the coding sequence ATGAACCAGCAAGCGAGTGACGATGCAGCACCGGCGCGCATCTGCGTGGTCGACGACGACGCCGCGGTACGCCAGGCCATGGCCAACCTGCTGCAGGCGGACGGCTACGCGACATTCCTGTTCGAGTCCGGCGAAAGCTTCCTCGCATCGCCGCACTTGCCCGACATCGACCTTGTCCTGCTCGACGTCAAGCTGCGCGGCATCAACGGCTTCACGACCCAGGAGCGCTTCGCCGCCATGGGCCTGGCCATTCCCTTGCTGTTCCTGAGCGGTCACAGCGACCGCGACATGGAACTGCGCGCGGCCCGCGCTGGCGCGATCGCGCTGCTGCGCAAACCGGTCGACCCCGACCTGCTGTTCGAGCACATCGAATGTGCCCTCAGCACCCGCAAGCGACCCGGATGA
- a CDS encoding porin: MKTRLLPTGILAILPFCLGSAARAQSDTVQMYGRLNLGLESAQAGRSPPAAARLTRLANYRSVIGLRGNAPLGDTLHLIWQVEGAVAPDTGTGALASRNTRVGLESRWGTLFAGNWTTPYNASTADLDPFYVTTAGYMSIMGNGAAPSSDNLSDISSFDRRQQNSLHYWTPAWRGLSLRLAHGFSKERPAGGARPALDSAALLLERGRLYVALAHERHRDYHGPARDDRGTRLALAYRVGPTRLALVGERLDYRTKSGALRRDAWYMSATRQVGQHTLSLGVAKAQDGKGTARERIGFVSAGPDTGAVHATIGYELALSRRTTLFAFHTRLHNDDRGTVDFAINGLDPVAGAHLRGTALGIRHAF, encoded by the coding sequence ATGAAAACACGACTTCTCCCAACAGGCATACTCGCCATTCTTCCCTTTTGCCTTGGCTCGGCCGCCCGGGCCCAGTCCGACACGGTCCAGATGTACGGGCGCCTCAATCTCGGCCTGGAATCGGCGCAAGCTGGCCGCTCGCCCCCTGCCGCAGCGCGCCTGACGCGGCTGGCGAACTACCGCTCGGTGATCGGGCTGCGCGGCAACGCCCCGCTCGGCGACACCCTGCATCTGATCTGGCAGGTCGAGGGCGCGGTTGCGCCCGACACCGGCACCGGCGCCCTCGCCTCGCGCAACACCCGTGTCGGCCTCGAAAGCCGCTGGGGTACCCTGTTTGCCGGCAACTGGACCACGCCCTACAATGCCTCGACCGCCGATCTCGATCCCTTCTACGTGACGACGGCGGGCTACATGAGCATCATGGGCAACGGCGCTGCGCCCAGCAGCGACAACCTTTCCGATATCAGTTCCTTCGATCGGCGCCAGCAGAACAGCCTGCATTACTGGACGCCGGCCTGGCGGGGCCTGTCGCTACGCCTGGCGCACGGCTTCAGCAAGGAGCGCCCCGCAGGCGGCGCCCGCCCGGCGCTGGACTCGGCAGCCCTGCTGCTGGAGCGCGGACGGCTGTACGTGGCACTGGCGCATGAACGCCATCGCGACTACCACGGGCCGGCCCGCGATGACCGTGGCACCAGGCTGGCGCTGGCCTATCGCGTCGGCCCGACGCGCCTGGCACTGGTCGGCGAACGCCTGGATTACCGCACCAAGAGCGGCGCGCTGCGACGCGACGCCTGGTACATGTCCGCGACCCGGCAGGTTGGCCAGCATACCCTGAGCCTCGGCGTGGCAAAAGCGCAGGACGGCAAGGGCACAGCGAGGGAACGGATCGGCTTCGTCAGCGCAGGACCTGACACCGGCGCGGTGCACGCCACCATTGGCTATGAGCTGGCCCTGTCGCGTCGCACCACCTTGTTCGCCTTCCACACGCGTCTGCACAACGATGATCGCGGAACCGTCGACTTTGCCATCAACGGGCTGGATCCGGTCGCAGGCGCCCACCTGCGCGGCACCGCGCTCGGCATCAGGCACGCATTCTGA
- a CDS encoding response regulator transcription factor, which yields MDKSPISLVIADDHPLILAGLASLIESEPDLALLGQGASAAEAVALYERLRPDVMLVDLNMPGGGLEAIIATRRMHPDARIVMLTSYEGDENVHRALQAGAAGYLLKQAGFEEIVRCVRQVVEQRRYLPALLADKLALRIHTSPLSRRELDILAHLSAGKSNKLIARDAGIGVGTVKYHVNNILSKLNVSCRTEAASVAQQRGLLHAF from the coding sequence ATGGACAAGTCCCCAATTTCACTGGTCATCGCCGACGACCACCCCCTCATCCTGGCCGGTCTTGCCAGCCTTATCGAATCCGAGCCGGACCTGGCGCTGCTCGGCCAGGGCGCCAGCGCGGCCGAGGCGGTTGCGCTGTATGAGCGCCTGCGCCCGGACGTGATGCTGGTCGACCTGAACATGCCGGGCGGCGGCCTCGAAGCCATCATCGCGACCCGCAGGATGCATCCGGACGCGAGAATCGTGATGCTCACCAGTTACGAAGGCGATGAGAACGTGCACCGCGCACTGCAGGCGGGGGCGGCGGGTTACCTGCTCAAGCAGGCCGGCTTCGAGGAGATCGTGCGCTGCGTGCGCCAGGTCGTGGAACAGCGCCGCTATCTGCCGGCGCTGCTGGCGGACAAGCTGGCGCTGCGCATCCACACCAGCCCGCTGTCGCGGCGCGAGCTGGACATCCTGGCCCACCTGAGTGCGGGCAAGAGCAACAAACTGATCGCACGCGACGCGGGAATTGGCGTGGGCACCGTGAAATACCACGTCAACAACATCCTGTCGAAGCTGAACGTATCGTGCCGCACCGAGGCTGCATCCGTGGCGCAGCAACGCGGCCTGCTGCACGCCTTCTAG